Sequence from the Rhizobium tumorigenes genome:
CTCCGATGCGCCCCAGGCACAGATGGTCGGCTTCATGCGCTCGCTGTTCCGTGAACGCGTGCTTACCAACGTCATGTTGAAATCGACGGCGGTGTCGGATGCCGGGCTTTCCAAGCAGACCCTCTACGAGGTGGGCCGGGAGAACTTTTCCAAGAACACCTATGACCGCGCCATCGAATCCCTGGACGCGGTAAACGGTGAAATCGAGAGCCTGATCAGGCAGGCCTGGGGGAGGGCCGCATGAGCAGGAAAGACACTCTGAAAGCCATGCTTTCGCGCCGTGAACAGGAGTTGCCAACTGGCAACTCCACGGCTGGTGACCCTGCCCCGCAGGTCGAATTGCAAGCGGAAAAGAAGCTTCATCACATCCGCTCCGGTGCCGTTGGTGCCATGGGTCGCTCCCTCGGCAATATTGCCAGCGCTGCCGATCAGGCGAGAGCCCTGATCGCAGCTGGTGCTGCCGTTGTGGAAATACCGACGGATAAAATCGAAGCGTCCTTCATTTCGGATCGCCTCGCTGACGATGGTGTCGATCTGGCCCGTCTCACCGATGCAATTCGCGAATCCGGCCAGAAAAGCCCTATCCTCGTTCGCCCTCACCCTGATAAGCCGGACAGCTACCAGATCGCCTTCGGTCATCGCCGCGTACGCGTCATGGCGGCCCTCAAGCTGCCGGTGAAGGCCGTGGTGCAAAACCTCAGCGATGAAGAGCTGGTGGTTATCCAGGGGCAGGAAAATTCGGCGCGTGCCGACCTCAGCTATATCGAGCGCGGGCTGTTTGCTCTTGCGCTGGAAGAACGCGGCTTCGACCGTCGCGTCATCATGTCGTCGCTCGGCATGGAGAAGACGCAGCTGTCGAAGCTGATGAGCGTCGCCCATTCGGTGCCGCGGTCGCTGATCGAAGCGATCGGTTCGGCACCGAAGGCCGGCCGTCCGCGATGGGTGGCGCTTGCCGAACGTCTCGCCGACCCGAAACGGGGCGCCGCTCTGCAAAGCTTGCTCGATAGCCGGGCGTTCAAGGAT
This genomic interval carries:
- the repB gene encoding plasmid partitioning protein RepB, with the translated sequence MSRKDTLKAMLSRREQELPTGNSTAGDPAPQVELQAEKKLHHIRSGAVGAMGRSLGNIASAADQARALIAAGAAVVEIPTDKIEASFISDRLADDGVDLARLTDAIRESGQKSPILVRPHPDKPDSYQIAFGHRRVRVMAALKLPVKAVVQNLSDEELVVIQGQENSARADLSYIERGLFALALEERGFDRRVIMSSLGMEKTQLSKLMSVAHSVPRSLIEAIGSAPKAGRPRWVALAERLADPKRGAALQSLLDSRAFKDADSDSRFGQVMECLAVQKTRKKPEAVKSSAGVRLATLDRGGSKINMVFDEKAAPAFADYVAARLAELHQSYLAERQAD